From the genome of Luteibacter rhizovicinus DSM 16549:
GTCCGGCTGACCGACATCTGTTCGGCCAGCTGCGACTCACCCGGCAGCGATTCGCCGGGGCGAAGCACGCCACTGACGATCGATTCGCCGATTTCTTCGATGACGCGCGCATGCAGATTGCGCGCTCCCCCTGTCTTCAAAGCCATGGACGTTCCAATACGGGACGAAACGAGAGGCCCATCCTAGCCGACTTGGCCGCCGGGACGATGACGCACCGCAACTTGTCATTTGTCTGACAAATATGATCTTGTCAGCGGGTTGATGGCAACCGGAGTGAGTGATGAGAAAGTTCGGAACGGGTTTGGCCACAGCGATCCTGCTGGCCAGTGCGACGGCCGCGACGGCCGGTGAAGCGTCAAAAGCCTCGTTTGGCGGTACGCCCGACGGCAAGGACGTGACTCTGGTCACGCTGACCAATGGCCACGGCGCCACCGCAAAAATCCTCTCCCTCGGCGCAGCGCTGTACGCACTAGACGTACCGGACAGAAACGGCAAGCCCGGCGATATCGTGCTCGGCTACCCGGACCTGAAAGGCACCTTCGCCATGCCGCAGTACTTCGGCGACACGGTGGGCCGATATGCCAACCGCATCGCCAAGGGCAAGTTCACCCTCGACGGCAAGCAGTACAACGTGCCCGTCAACAACGGACCCAACTCGCTGCACGGCGGCAAGGTCGGCTTCGACAAGGTGATCTGGAACGTCGACAAGGTCGAGTCCGGCGCGACACCCAGTGTTACCCTGACGTATGTGAGTCCCGACGGGGACCAGGGCTATCCTGGCAAGCTCACGGCCACGGCGACCTACTCGCTCAACGACAAGAACGAACTGACCATCGCGTACTCCGCTACCACGGATGCACCGACGATCGTCAACATCACCAACCACACGTACTGGAATCTGGCAGGCGAAGGCTCCGGCAGCGTGATGGACCAGAAGCTGATGATCGCCGGCGACGCCTATCTGCCCACCGACGCCACCGCGATTCCCACCGGCGAGATCCGCAACGTGGCGGGTACGGATTTCGATTTCCGCAAAGCCAAGCCCATCGGCAAGGACGTCCGCGATGCAAAGGAAGAGCAGATCGTGTTCGGCCGCGGCTACGACCACAACTGGGTGATTTCCCGCAAGGAAGTCGCCGCACCACGTGAAGTCGCCCGGGTGAGCGATCCGAAGTCGGGTCGCGTCTTGTCGCTCTGGTCGGCGCAGCCCGGCCTGCAGTTCTATTCGGGCAACTTCCTCGATGGCACGACGTCGGGCAAGTCGGGCGGTGTCTATCGCCAGGGCGACGCCTTCGCGCTGGAGCCGCAGCTTTTTCCGGATACACCGAACCATCCGGACTTCGGTTCGGCACGACTCGAGCCGGGCAAGACCTATCGCAACGTCATGACCTACAAGTTCTCGACGGACAAAGGCGCGAAGTAAGGCGCCTGCCTTACACTTCGTGATGCAAGGCTTCCGCCGATTTCTTGCGGCGGAAGCGCGGTGCCAGTTCGACCATGTACATCGCGGCGAGGACGAGCGCCCCGCCGCCGACCATGCGTGTCGTCAGTACGTCCACGCCGAGCAGTACGGCGAAACCGGCGGCAAAGACCGGCTCGGTCGTCATGACGATCGCCGCGCGCGTGGCTGGCATATGGGCCTGCGCCCAGGTCTGCACGAGCATCGCGAACGCCCCGGCGATCAGGGCCATGTACAGAACGGCGATCCAGGCCTTGGTATCCGGCGGCAGTGCCGGACCGTGGTGCGGTAACGTGGCCAGCAGGCAGACGGCCGCGATGCCGACCATCTGCACCGCGGACATACCGAAGGCATCGCCCGCCTTCGACCAATGACCGAGGCCGACGATGTGCAATGCATAGAGCGCGGCGGACGCGAGGGTCAGCAGGACACCGAGATCGACCTCGAACCCGTTGAGCGCCAGCACGCCCAGCCCGACCATCGCCAGGCCGACCGCGACCCAGGTACTGGCCGGCATGCGCTGGCGAAAGATCAGCAGGGCGAGGATCGGGGTGATCACGACGTACATGCCCGTGACGAAGCCGCTGACGCTCGGCGACGTGCGCGCGAGGCCTTCGGTCTGCAGCCACTGCGCCAGCCCGTAGAGGACGCCCAGTGCTAGGCCACGCCTGAGCTGTGCCCTGCCCAGGCGCCACACCGGCCGGGCGAACAGGACCAGCATCACGGCCGCGGCGATCGCGAAGCGCACGGCGAGAAAATCGGTGACCGACATGCGACCGACAACATCCTTGATGAGGACGAAGGTCGAACCCCAGATGGCGGTGACGGCGAGCAGGCCGAGCGTGGCGGGCCCGCTCTCGCGCGACGACCTGCCGGTCACCGGCGACGGCGCCGGGCGAGCTGGCCCGGGATCTTCAGGAGAAAGTGCGACCAGATGCCCAGCCAGACGATCGCCCGGACCAGCGGGTTCCGCGCCGCGGGATCGTGGCGGCGGAACCACAGGTACATGCTGCGATGCTTGTGCCGGCTGACGAAGATGGGCCGATGACGGCTCGAACCGCCCTTGCCGTGCAGCACGCGGACATCGCCCGCAAGAAGTACGTGATAGCCGCCATCGCGGGCGCGACGGCAGAGATCCATGTCCTCGCAATGGAGGAAGAAGGTCTCGTCGAAGCCACCGAGCCGATCGAATACCGCACGCGGCATCAGCACGATGGCACCCGACACGATCTCGACCTCCTCGGCGCCGTTCGGCATCGGGCCCCGGATATCGATCCCCTGGTCGCCCCGCCGACCGAGCATCGTGCTCAGTGAGCGGCGCAGCAGCGGGTCGCGCCGGCGCGACGCGGGGTCGGGATGCCCGGCGCTGTCGCAGACCACGGCACCGACGATGCCCGTATGGACGTCCATGTGCGCGGCCATGCGCGCGATGGTGTCCGGTTCGACCAGGCAATCGGGATTGAGGATCAGGAGGCGATCGCCATGGGCCTGGGCCGCGCCGCGATTCACGGCAGGCCCGAAGCCGAGGTTGGCCCGGTTGTAGACCACGCGAACGCGGTCGTCGTCGGCATAGGCACGGTCGAGCGCTTCGGGGATGCCATCGGTCGACCCGTTGTCGACGATGACGACCTCGACGGGCACGTCGCTGGCGAGCGCGTGATCCACGCACTCGCGCGTAAACGGCCCGCTGTCGGCGAGCACGATGACGATGCTGGTAAGACCCGCGTTAGTCGTCACCGAACCGTTACTCCGTTCAGCCTACCCACACACGCGCATTGCGGAACATGCGCATCCACGGCGAATCCTCGCCCCAGTTCTCCGGGTGCCAACTCAGCTGCGCCGTCCGGAACACGCGCTCCGGGTGCGGCATCATGATGGTGACGCGGCCGTCGGCGGCGGTGAACGCCGCCAGGCCGCCCGGCGACCCGTTCGGATTGAGCGGGTAGCTCTCCGTCGGCTTGCCGCGATTGTCGACGAACCGTGCCGAGCCGTGGCTCTTCGACGGGCTGCACACGTTCGGGAAGTACACCCTGCCCTCGCCGTGCGCCACGGCGACGGGGATGCGCGAACCGGTCATGCCGCGGAAGAACACGCTGGACGAATCCAGGATCTCGAGCGTGGCCAGTCGCGCTTCGTACTGCTCCGACTGGTTACGCAGGAACTGCGGCCAGTGCTTCGCGTCCGGGATGATGTCC
Proteins encoded in this window:
- a CDS encoding aldose epimerase family protein → MRKFGTGLATAILLASATAATAGEASKASFGGTPDGKDVTLVTLTNGHGATAKILSLGAALYALDVPDRNGKPGDIVLGYPDLKGTFAMPQYFGDTVGRYANRIAKGKFTLDGKQYNVPVNNGPNSLHGGKVGFDKVIWNVDKVESGATPSVTLTYVSPDGDQGYPGKLTATATYSLNDKNELTIAYSATTDAPTIVNITNHTYWNLAGEGSGSVMDQKLMIAGDAYLPTDATAIPTGEIRNVAGTDFDFRKAKPIGKDVRDAKEEQIVFGRGYDHNWVISRKEVAAPREVARVSDPKSGRVLSLWSAQPGLQFYSGNFLDGTTSGKSGGVYRQGDAFALEPQLFPDTPNHPDFGSARLEPGKTYRNVMTYKFSTDKGAK
- a CDS encoding DMT family transporter, whose product is MTGRSSRESGPATLGLLAVTAIWGSTFVLIKDVVGRMSVTDFLAVRFAIAAAVMLVLFARPVWRLGRAQLRRGLALGVLYGLAQWLQTEGLARTSPSVSGFVTGMYVVITPILALLIFRQRMPASTWVAVGLAMVGLGVLALNGFEVDLGVLLTLASAALYALHIVGLGHWSKAGDAFGMSAVQMVGIAAVCLLATLPHHGPALPPDTKAWIAVLYMALIAGAFAMLVQTWAQAHMPATRAAIVMTTEPVFAAGFAVLLGVDVLTTRMVGGGALVLAAMYMVELAPRFRRKKSAEALHHEV
- a CDS encoding glycosyltransferase family 2 protein — translated: MTTNAGLTSIVIVLADSGPFTRECVDHALASDVPVEVVIVDNGSTDGIPEALDRAYADDDRVRVVYNRANLGFGPAVNRGAAQAHGDRLLILNPDCLVEPDTIARMAAHMDVHTGIVGAVVCDSAGHPDPASRRRDPLLRRSLSTMLGRRGDQGIDIRGPMPNGAEEVEIVSGAIVLMPRAVFDRLGGFDETFFLHCEDMDLCRRARDGGYHVLLAGDVRVLHGKGGSSRHRPIFVSRHKHRSMYLWFRRHDPAARNPLVRAIVWLGIWSHFLLKIPGQLARRRRR